From the genome of Nicotiana sylvestris chromosome 1, ASM39365v2, whole genome shotgun sequence:
ggatggtgcctttagactatgataaTTTGGACAAATTGGCAAttgtttcagcccatgatatgcaataatatgatgtaacaagatGAGGCTTAGTCTTGCAAagtggagggcagagcttagcccaattGAAAAGCAAGTATATAGTAGTAGAAATAGAGCTATATCTGTGAAAAGAAGGGACAATGATTAGTCCCGTACAAGTGGGAaggtaaggattagccttatgcaagtggggaggcaaggactagactcatgcaaatatggaggcaaggattagcctcaggcaaatatggagtcagggcttagactcatgcaagtatggagtcaaggattagactcatgcaaatagggagtcagagattagactcatgcaaaaggaaggcagtgcttagctttatgcaagtatggaggtagatcttaacctcatgcaaaattcgggacatggcttagtcccatgcaaatggaaggtaatgcttagccttatgcaaatatagaggtagagcttaacctcatgcaagattcgggacagggcttagtcccatgcaaatggaaggcaatgcttagccttatgcaaatatggaggtagatcttaacctcatGTAAAGAGAAGttagtgcttagcctcatgcaaatatggagtccggGACTAGACTCATACAAGattggagacaaagcttagtcttatgcaaatgtggagtcagagattagactcatgcagaaagaaggcagtgcttagtcttatgcaaatatggaggtagagcttaacctcatgcaagattcgggacagggcttagtcccatgcaaatggggAGCCatagattagactcatgcaagattggagacatgGGCTTAGTCTCaagcaaagagaaggcagtgcttagccttatgcaaatatggaggtagagtttaacctcatgcaagattcgggatagggcttagtcccatgcaaatggggagtcagagattagactcatgcaaagagagAATAGCAGATAAGGGTAGAGTATGTCTTAGCTAGGATATGTTTAGTGTCTAATGGCCGGATGGATAAGGAATTTGCATTGTGTATATATGCTTCGTGAATGCTACCGTTACGTtaaatgtgcctgcgttcaaagaaaatttgtaatgtttatgaggggaggttggttcttgcttcgtctgcCGACCTTGCTCTTCTCCGATCTGGAAGCCCCCTTTGAGTTCCCCTAGGTTGCACCTGACGGTtatgaaaaatagaattttcgaaaaatatgcattgATAAAATAGAATCGTTTTTGAaagcgtattgatatatcaagtaacttttgatgaactagcgactgtgacacatttcaaaggcattgcagctctcttatattggaattttgagggtcctcctcaaaattctacccagtttggtagatgattttaACTGTTTGCGGATGGTGGACCCCGCTGAATCTccttcagaattttgagaatccttctcaaaattctgccccagttcttgactgattattgacttcctggcatgtgatggtgctggctggacttgctccgaaattttgaggaccctcctcaaaattctgcctcagtttttgattttgggggaaatgaaaattttattataatatgaccgaacccataaggctgcctacgtatcccctcttaaacgggaatcaagtcaagcatagttcaattacatcagaaaagaaatgtgaaataatctaagcatagtatctcttgattgcatctgaattgattggctttggccagatttcttcatccatttctgcaagtatgagttctcctcctgtcaggaccctatgaaccatgtacggaccttgccagttgggagagaatttctctTTGGATTCATCTTagtgtgggaagattttcttcaataccagctgcactggtgcgaactgtcttggtttgaccctttcgttgaaagctctggacattctgttctggtaaagtTGGTTGTGACATATTGCGTGCGTTCTCATTCCATCGATAAGAACCAATTGTTCATAGTatctccttatccattctgcatcaccgagctcagcttcctgtatgagtcttaaagaaggaatctctacctcagctgggatgacaacctcggtaACATAAACCAGCATGAAGAAGGTTGCCCAGGTTGACGTGTGAGCTGTGGTGCAGTACCCTaatagagcaaagggtaacttttcatgccactacttgtgattctctaccattttccttagtatcttcttaatgtttttgttggagGCTTCTACGGCTCTATTCATCTGAAGCCTGTAGGcagtggaattcttgtgtttgattttgaaagtttcacatatagctttcattagatcactattgaggttggcagcattgtcagtaataatggactcaggaactctGAATCGacagacaatacgatccttgacaaaacctacgacgactttcttggttacagctttgtaagatgcagctgctacccattttgagaagtaataaatggctactagaataaactgATGTCCGTTTGAAGCATTGGGCTCAATCagaccgataacatccattccccaagtgaCGAATGgtcaaggtgagcttgttgcattgagctcgtttggcagcacttttatcatgttggcatgcacttgacattgaaagcatttgcggacatactgaatacaatccgtctccatggtcatccaaaagtaacctgccttGAGTATTTTCTTGGCCAGAACAAAACCATTCGTGCGGACCACATGTCCcaacatgcacatcctcaagtagcttagaagcttcctttgcgtcgacacaccttagaaACCCAAATACgaagttcttttgtacaagttccctccgctgtggaagaagtaatttgacaatctccggagcaTGCATTTCTGGATATGATTTGCATGCTTCGGGTATTCTCCTCTTgataagtattccttgatatcaaggaaccaaggctttccatctacttcctcctcgacatgagcacaatatgctggctgattatggatcatCACTGGAATGagatcaatatagttcttatctggatgttgtatcatggatgacaaagtggctaatgcgtcggtgaactcattctgaattctgggcacatgtcagaattctatctttgtgaacctccttttcaattcctgcacatggtgcagatatggcagtatcttggaattcttggtggcccactctccttgtacctggtgcacatgCAAATCTGAGTCACCGATCACCatcaactcttgaatgttcatgtcgactaccatgttgagccctagtatgcagatttcatattccgccatgttgttggtgcagggaaatctgagtttagcagatacgggataatgttgacccatttctAACATCAAAACTACTCCAatacctactcctttgaaatttgcggctctaTCAAAGAatatcctccaaccgtcatatgcttcaaTAATGttttctcctacgaatgatacttcttcatcagaaaaatacgttttcaagggttcgtattctacTCCTACCAGATTTTCAGCGAGGTGATCTGCctatgcttgtcccttgactgccttttgagttacatagacgatgttgAAATCACTCAGTAGTATattccatttagccaacttcccagtatgcatgggcttctgaaatatgtagtTCAGGGGAttcatcctggatatgaggtatgtggtgtaggcacagaaataatgcctcaatttctggtcTGTCTAGGTCAAAGAACAACAAGTTCATTCAAGCAGagaatatcgtgcttcataaggtgtgaatttcttactcaggttATATATaacttgctcttttcttcctgtctcatcatgttgtcccagaacacatccgaaggctccatctaacacggatagataaaatagcaaaggtcatcctggttctggcgggaccagaactggcggtgtggataggtattccttgatcttgtcaaaatctttctgacaatcctcggtccaactcgtctcggcatctttcctcagcatcttgaagatgggttcacatattactgtggactatgctatgaatcgactgatgtagttgagccatCCCAAGAAGCTCATCACGTTATTTTTGCTTTTAAGTGGTGGTAagtcctgaatagctttgactttaataggatctagctcgatccctcggcgACTAACAATGAATCtcaataactttcctgcgggaaccccgaatgcacactttgcggggttcaacttcaaattgtaccttctgAGCCTGTCGAAGAATTTCCTAATGTCTTTTATGTGATCTACGACTCTcttagatttgataatgacatcgtccacatatacctctatttccttgtgtatcatatcatggaagatggttgttatggccctcatgtaggtagccacaacattctttagaccgaatggcatcatcttgtaacagtatacaccccaaggcATAATAAAAGCTATCTtttcggcatcttcttcatccatccagatctggtgataacctgcgaagcaatctacaaaggattagagTTCATACTTGGTgtagttatcgatcaggatatgtatatttggcagtggaaaatcgtctttgggacttgctctgtttaaatctcgataatcaacacatactcaGACCTTTTCGTCTTTCCtcagaactggcacaatgttagctaaccttgttgggtactcaaccaccctgagaaccttggctttaatctgcttggtaacttcctccttgattttcagactcatgtctggtttgaattttctgagtttctgcttgattggcgggcacatgggattggtaggtaacttgtgagctactatagatgtgcttaaaccggtcatatcgtcatacgaccatctcatattcctttagaaaaccaATGTACTCTCCCttttctgttggtgacaagtgaatgatgatgcgggtctctttgacggtctcagcgtctcccaaatttactacttctgtttcgtccaagttggatttaggcttgttttcaaaattctcaacttctctgagaatttcctcgggtatctcatcttcttcctctgattcACTATTCTCATGTCGCGTTGCCTCagtacatgtcacagtcactggttcatcaggaaaagtaataataacactgtagaaggggaaaatataaaaatagtaatgaataatgataaaggacaaatgcatttgattaaaactgagaaaattgttcaaacaaagcttgACTTAATGggtcgagcatttattttgaaacgaagaaatcttaaaacaaaattgctgaaaaaatttaaatgcctagaacagctataaattctgccaagctacccatggACTCGACGGGCTcgagatggtgtggcagtccagtttctgagaacagctccctttgcCACAGTCTAAATAGTGAGGCCTTTTTCCTCCttctcctcaattatggcacaacaatccatgtccttGTCTTCCAAGAACAGATCCTTCAGCCTAGCTAGTGTTTCTTCTTCTACAGTTCCCCATATTATGCTAGTCTGatggaaagcttgttccaaacgtggtACCGGTTGCTCAAGAGAGTAGTACGGTCCACACCATAGAGGCGACCACTCCTTGTACTCttaccatgtatactggtatctgatcccaaaggtggtaccatgattttttagCCGTATCGGCTTGGTGATACCCTAGAGGTTCTTCCCAACCCTTTGCCAGGctcatatccggaccatgctatatgctttctattttgttgctccaccacttatccttctcgacagTATTGACCCGTTCAATATGGTGATAGCTTTCTCCTCCTAGTCTTCTTCAATGGCCAATggtcgggatggtttgactagtgtagatggggttactcccatctccatggatgattacctcctgacggtTCCATTTAAATTTTATGACTTGATGTAGTGTGAAGGGCACGGCTCCAgtagcatggatccatgggcggcccaacaataggttatatgaggctggtatgtcaaacacttggaattcaacgtcgaaccaagttggccccatctgcaagcaaaggtttatttccccgatcgtggccctctaggacccatcgaaagccttcacattcatgcttcttgtctgtatttcatggaaacctttttccaaccttttcagggtatctaacggacaaatatttagactcgaacctccatcaaccaggaccttggcaatgaacttgtcttcaaattgtactgtaatatgcaatgctcgattgtgattcagaccttcaggcggcagctcatcttcatggaagataatcttatggctctccagcacttgaccaaccatgttggccatttctccaccagtgatattattgggtataTAAGCCTcactcagtactttcatcaaggcgttcttgtgtgcctctgaattttgtaatagtgataggatagatatctgagcagggactttgttcagatggtcaacaacagaataatcttttgcctgtactttccttcataggtcatctggcccggtctcaatgaCAGGCTACCTAGCAGTGgaatccttacttgaacctcccaggtgttcaggtgtgtaggctcttccagttctagtcattgtttgtgcggcgtcagattcctttatcttagtcttcccttttcACCGAGCCTCGgtgacataatcccagggtattgcttttgagttgaatgggggtgtggttgacaccgtcacagtaaaaggtgtgactacttctacttcaaatggagcggaggtggctgcgggcgatgctacttccacctcgaatggaactaatgcagttacctcaatatcaataggtgcctgagtctgaaccacgataggagtaagtgtaactgcaaccttaaagtcatcgccttctcagATATGCCCGATTTACCCCTTAGGGTCTCATtcctcatttgtttctataacatgtacaccgtcacctctatgatcagggagggaaTTGTTGTGGACATTAGGTGTGACTTCCTTctcttgtatgaccttgttgtgaATGAATgtatggatcttatccttcaatgttcggcactcagtagtggtgtgccctttcatgccagagtggtatgcacaggttttgttcagATTgaccattgggatggattttctagtgccacAGCGGGAATAGGAATGATGTAACCTGCAGCCTTTAACGTTTtatacaattggtcgatgggctcagcaatggcggtgtatcaTCTTGGTGGCTTGCGATCGAAATTGGGTctcggtcttggataattttggaaagttggtggtgattggaagtgggatggttgggaattataggtgtgatggacagtgggtAGTTGGGAGTATTTGGGAGATAAAGGCTGATATGTAGGTGATGATtcttggtatgtgagtggaggtgtttgataggtgggtggaggtgtttgatatgtgagtgaaggtgtttgataggtgggtggaggtgtctgGTATGTGAGTGGACTTTTTGGGcactgggccaccattactgccccgacTTCTCTCTTCTTCGGTATGCCGCCTGATTGGAttgccttatttgtggcttgcagTACTtcgaaatttgttaccatcccgcttttgattccttcctcgatcctttccccgagcttgatgatatcagagaatttatgattttcgataaccatcaacctctcataatattgcggatcctaagctctgacgaagaatttattcatctgttcttcgtccaaagtaggcctgaccttggcggcttccgacctctaacgagtagcatattcgcggaaagtctcagtaggtttcttcttgaggttctgaatgtagaagacatctggtgcattctccatGTTGAACCTGAATCAGTCCATGAAATTCGACGTcatgcttacccaatttgaccatttctttggattatggctgatataccaagaaaaggtgtccccagtaaggctcctcaaaaagagcttcattcgaatcttttcatcctttccaaccccgacaagcttgtaatagtaggtccttagatgaaccctgggattacctgtaccatcgaacattttgaacttgggaggtttgtacccctctggaaATTCCACATCGGGTTGTATAcatagatcttcatagttcaaaccttctattcctctatcgCCTTCAACACATTGAACTCAGCTAGTTAACTTTTTGAGTTCTTCGGCCAAGTTctttgtgagcatgtgattttttccttatatgaaatactcccataaattcaagaaaaaaaatgaattttccccattgtttgcaatttcatagatttttgtggcattttatcgattgtttgcatttgtctgtgcacgtttattttatctaagtcatgaaaaatacaaaaatatgttgcatttgcatttaggatttaattttatatttgttAGACTAATTAGCAAATtggttgttttataaaaatggaaaaatcacaaaaatagtttacttttgcactttttaattttaattttggaattttgatAGTTTTccctttaaatttggtttttaattactTATGGTAATTTTTAGTTAGAGTTAATAATTCaatgtggtaggataatttgatttaggaattaatttaggtttttattctttaagatttaatttaaaagaattttgaaaaaagaaaagaaaagaaaaagaaggattAGAGAGGATTTGATTTtttgggcctgttttatttcAAAATCCACAAGCCCAAATCATTTGTCCCCAAAATACCTGCCCAACTCCAGCCTAGACCCATCCCCGATCAGGTCCAAACCCATGcataaaccaaacgacgtcgttttgctATCCCCTTATCTTAGCCGTTGATTTCGCTTCATCCAACGGCCCTAGGACTTCCCCCATCTCAAATAAGACTGTCTGAAATCCCTCATTAAGACCTAAGACCAAACAAGCCCTCCTCTCATCTCTCTTATCAGATAACGCCATCTTCGAGCAAGTCTACCATTATCCCCTACGAAATAGCTCCAATCACCACCAAAATTTGGCCATGCAACCATTAACCCTCCTTGCATCCTAATCCATCACCATTTTTTGCAAAACCCTCGCCTAATCGAACCTGTTTCAAATCTGAAATCGAAGGAGAAGAAAATCTCTCAAGTCCTCGAGTTCTGATGAACGATTGGGCTTGAAACGAGTATTGCTCATTTGTTCTCAAAAGGAACATACGGTTAATACTAGGTTTCGAGTCAAGTCGGAATTGTTTGAAGTTTATCAAGCCTTATGGCCATCGAGGTATTTGTTCCTTGTTCTTGCTCTTTTGTCTCCGTCGTCTGCTTCATGTTTGAACCAACCTCCTTCTGTTTCCTCTCTTCTTATTCTTGTTAATATTTAAGGCTATGGTCCTGAGCCTTATTCCTCTTTACTTTAagtttaattttaagttcaataaaACGGGTTAGCATATCAATATCCTAGTATAATGTGATTAATTAGTTGTTTAATTAGTAAATAACTCTTTTTCGAGCTTCTCTAAGTGAACTGAAATTCAAAGGGTTGGTCTGttttgaagattttattaagttcagagtttgaaaactcaaatgtgGGTTGTTAGTATAGGCTCATGGTTTGGGCTGGGTTTTGAGTTAATTCAACCTTGGGTCAACTTTGACCCATATTGGTTTTGGTTTCAGGGGTAATAACATGGTGcttaaggggtagtttaggaactTAGGATTAGGGAATCTTTGAAAACTGATTGAAGaaacttctaggaagctggggtgggggacTCATGTGAGAATCTGAAATGTACCCTAAGGGTATGAAAGCAAAAACCAAAATTGGAAAAGGTTTTAGGGGCAAAAAATTGATTCCGTAGGGCTGCCCTAGAGCCTTGCTTATAAAGGCATTATAACATGACATTCAAGTCAGAGTTTAAGAGataaaaaactggaaaaaaactGAGACGGCTGGGAGATTTTGAACATTGATTGTCCAGCATTTTCTTGGTGAAAATTGCTCAAAAACTCTGTTTAAGTGTTGAATTTCTGAGCCCCTTCACTAGATAAAATCCCTGGTAGCCTAGATTCTGCAATTGGCTGAAAATGGCTTGATTTTTGGTCTTGAAAAGCTGGTTTGAAGCTGTTTGGTGTATGGTTTTACTGTTCCATTGCTTGAATCAAGCTGGTTTTCTTTGCTTTGTTTCCTGATTATTGGGCTACTGCTGTTTATTGCTTACTCACTTCCTTTTCCTTacaatttccaggtacatgttctgaAACTTGTATAATGTGACGTTCAAGTCGAAGAGTGAAATGGAAATGGGATTTTGAAGCTTAACTTTAAGTCATTTGTTCATAACTTAGCCTTATTTCTGTGGTCTATGAATCCTTTTGTTTCATATTTCTCCTAGTTAAGTTTCCTCATATGTGGTTGATC
Proteins encoded in this window:
- the LOC138875393 gene encoding uncharacterized protein, whose translation is MGQHYPVSAKLRFPCTNNMAEYEICILGLNMVVDMNIQELMVIGDSDLHVHQNEFTDALATLSSMIQHPDKNYIDLIPVMIHNQPAYCAHVEEEVDGKPWFLDIKEYLSRGEYPKHANHIQKCMLRRLSNYFFHSGGNLYKRTSYLGF